Proteins from a genomic interval of Asticcacaulis sp. AND118:
- the cysW gene encoding sulfate ABC transporter permease subunit CysW, whose protein sequence is MRARAPEKPKTPAAFALMLIAFVWMALVIVLPLANVLAEAFKQGVQPYLSSIVKPDALSAIRLTLIVAAIAVPLNAVFGIAAAWCVTRFDFPGKGLLLSVLDLPFTISPVISGMVWVLLFGAHGWFASVLEASNIKIIYALPGLVIATVLVTLPFVARELIPLMQDQGTDEEIAAVTLGASGWDVFFRVTLPNIKWALTYGVLLCTARAMGEFGAVSVVSGHIRGLTNTLPLHIEVLYNEYDSVGAFAAATLLAGLALVTLVLKTLLEWRFGDELAANRRH, encoded by the coding sequence GTGTGGATGGCGCTGGTCATCGTCCTGCCGCTGGCCAATGTGCTGGCCGAAGCCTTCAAACAGGGCGTGCAGCCCTATCTGTCGTCGATCGTAAAGCCCGACGCGCTGAGCGCCATCCGCCTGACCCTGATCGTTGCCGCCATCGCCGTGCCGCTCAACGCCGTCTTCGGCATCGCCGCCGCCTGGTGCGTGACGCGCTTCGATTTTCCGGGCAAGGGCCTGTTGCTGTCGGTCCTCGACCTGCCCTTCACCATCTCGCCCGTCATTTCGGGCATGGTGTGGGTGCTGCTGTTCGGCGCGCACGGCTGGTTCGCCAGCGTCCTCGAAGCCTCGAATATCAAGATCATCTACGCCCTGCCCGGCCTCGTCATCGCTACGGTGCTGGTCACCCTGCCCTTCGTGGCGCGCGAACTGATCCCGCTGATGCAGGATCAGGGCACGGACGAGGAAATCGCCGCCGTGACGCTGGGGGCTTCGGGCTGGGACGTCTTTTTCCGCGTGACCCTGCCCAATATCAAATGGGCCCTCACCTACGGCGTGCTTCTGTGTACGGCGCGGGCCATGGGCGAATTCGGCGCGGTGTCGGTGGTTTCAGGCCATATCCGCGGCTTGACCAACACCCTGCCCCTGCACATCGAAGTGCTCTACAACGAATATGACAGCGTGGGGGCCTTCGCCGCCGCCACGTTGCTGGCCGGGCTGGCGCTCGTTACGCTGGTCCTGAAAACCCTGCTGGAATGGCGCTTCGGCGACGAACTGGCCGCCAACAGAAGACACTGA
- a CDS encoding sulfate/molybdate ABC transporter ATP-binding protein, translating into MSLVVKNITKCFSDFAALNDVSFEAQPGEFLALLGPSGSGKTTLLRLLAGLDRPDTGSIDFDGLDYLTLSARERRVGMVFQSYALFRHMTVAQNIAFGLNVRPAKERPSKAEIQATVQRLLKLIQLEDLGKRYPSQLSGGQRQRVALARALAINPRILLLDEPFGALDALVRKDLRRWLRRIHDETGVTTIFVTHDQEEALDLADRVVVLKDGQIEQIGKPLELYRHPQSAFVFDFLGTANQVPASLSDGLADFGGFSAPVVSPRALTGAQTVRFRPFDAHLHREGPGFEAKVLSLLPAGANLRLELQTPAGQVFETQHAHDSEASELKLNDTVYLRPSKVYAF; encoded by the coding sequence ATGTCACTAGTCGTCAAAAACATCACCAAATGCTTCAGCGACTTCGCCGCGCTCAACGACGTGTCGTTCGAGGCGCAGCCGGGCGAATTCCTGGCCCTGCTCGGCCCGTCGGGTTCGGGCAAGACGACGCTGCTGCGCCTGCTGGCCGGGCTTGACCGCCCCGATACAGGCAGCATCGATTTCGACGGGCTCGATTACCTGACCCTGTCCGCCCGCGAACGCCGCGTCGGCATGGTGTTTCAATCCTACGCCCTGTTCCGCCACATGACCGTGGCGCAGAACATCGCCTTCGGCCTCAATGTGCGCCCGGCGAAAGAGCGCCCGTCCAAGGCCGAGATTCAGGCGACGGTCCAGCGCCTTTTGAAACTGATCCAGCTCGAAGACCTCGGCAAACGCTACCCCAGCCAGCTCTCCGGCGGTCAGCGTCAGCGCGTGGCGCTGGCCCGCGCGCTGGCTATCAATCCGCGCATCCTGCTGCTCGATGAGCCCTTCGGGGCGCTCGACGCGCTGGTGCGCAAGGACCTGCGCCGCTGGTTGCGTCGCATCCACGACGAAACCGGCGTCACCACCATCTTCGTCACCCACGATCAGGAAGAGGCGCTTGACCTCGCCGACCGCGTGGTGGTGCTGAAAGACGGCCAGATCGAGCAGATCGGTAAGCCGCTGGAGCTTTACCGCCATCCGCAATCGGCCTTCGTGTTCGATTTTCTGGGGACGGCCAATCAGGTGCCGGCCAGCCTGTCGGACGGCCTCGCTGATTTCGGCGGCTTCTCTGCACCGGTCGTGAGCCCCAGAGCGCTGACGGGTGCGCAAACGGTGCGTTTCCGTCCCTTCGACGCGCATCTGCACCGCGAAGGCCCCGGCTTCGAGGCCAAGGTGCTTTCGCTGCTGCCCGCCGGGGCTAATCTGCGTCTGGAACTGCAAACCCCGGCGGGTCAGGTGTTCGAAACCCAGCACGCCCATGATTCGGAGGCGTCGGAGCTGAAGCTCAACGACACCGTCTATCTGCGTCCGTCGAAGGTCTACGCGTTTTAA
- a CDS encoding SDR family oxidoreductase: MSVSNQIILVTGANRGIGAATVRELLTRDVKKVYAAARNPASLPDFGDARVVPLTLDITDEAQVKAAAETAGDVDIVVNNAGTAVFSDVLNSPLDTIGADFHANFYGTLRVMQAFAPKLVAKGAGTIANVISVVGLVAVASLGGYSASKAALLSVTQSARAGLKGTGVKVLGIFPGPIDTDLARDIPLEKATPESAAKRIVAGLEAGEEYIFTDPVADHIGHTWRTNAPGLEAAMAGAE, translated from the coding sequence ATGTCCGTGTCCAACCAAATTATCCTCGTTACGGGCGCCAATCGCGGCATCGGCGCCGCCACCGTGCGCGAACTGCTCACCCGCGATGTCAAGAAGGTCTACGCCGCCGCGCGTAACCCGGCTTCGCTGCCCGATTTCGGCGACGCCCGCGTCGTGCCCCTGACGCTCGACATCACTGACGAAGCACAGGTCAAGGCGGCCGCCGAAACGGCGGGCGATGTCGATATCGTCGTCAACAATGCCGGCACGGCGGTGTTCTCGGACGTGCTGAACAGCCCGCTCGACACCATCGGCGCGGATTTCCATGCTAATTTCTATGGCACGCTGCGGGTCATGCAGGCCTTTGCGCCGAAGCTGGTGGCCAAGGGGGCGGGCACTATCGCCAATGTCATCAGCGTCGTGGGCCTCGTAGCCGTGGCCTCGCTGGGCGGCTATTCGGCCTCGAAGGCGGCGCTGTTGTCGGTGACGCAGTCGGCGCGCGCCGGTCTGAAAGGCACGGGCGTCAAGGTGCTGGGCATCTTCCCCGGACCGATCGACACCGACCTGGCGCGCGATATTCCGCTGGAAAAAGCCACGCCGGAAAGCGCCGCCAAACGCATTGTCGCGGGCCTGGAAGCGGGTGAGGAATATATCTTCACCGACCCGGTCGCGGACCATATCGGCCATACCTGGCGCACCAATGCACCGGGCCTTGAAGCGGCCATGGCGGGCGCGGAGTGA
- a CDS encoding TetR/AcrR family transcriptional regulator, which translates to MTKPQKKQDIIDHAFELFYDHGFSLGVDAVMADTGISKRTLYKYFPSKEALIAELVDHYREQSLPQLRAAVEALSPDPKGRLMALFDVRQALFAQGCFRGCLAVSARLEYGGRQPEIEAAAVAMFADMRALVGDLSALTGHPHPDVLAEQAMVLFNGAVVAAQATRSAAPFDAAKSVLKVLLN; encoded by the coding sequence ATGACCAAACCGCAGAAGAAACAGGATATTATCGATCACGCCTTCGAGCTGTTCTACGACCACGGCTTCAGCCTGGGGGTAGACGCGGTCATGGCCGACACCGGCATCTCGAAGCGCACCCTGTATAAATATTTCCCCTCCAAGGAGGCCCTGATCGCCGAACTGGTCGATCACTACCGCGAACAATCCCTGCCGCAGTTGCGCGCCGCTGTAGAGGCCCTCAGCCCCGATCCCAAAGGCCGGCTGATGGCCCTGTTCGACGTGCGTCAGGCCCTGTTCGCCCAAGGCTGCTTTCGGGGATGTCTCGCCGTGTCTGCGCGCTTGGAATATGGCGGCCGTCAGCCGGAGATCGAAGCCGCCGCCGTGGCCATGTTCGCCGATATGCGCGCGCTGGTCGGGGATCTGAGCGCCCTGACCGGCCATCCGCATCCCGACGTTCTGGCCGAGCAGGCCATGGTCCTGTTCAACGGCGCGGTCGTTGCCGCTCAGGCCACGCGCAGCGCCGCGCCTTTCGATGCGGCAAAGTCGGTGTTGAAGGTGCTGCTGAACTAA
- a CDS encoding TonB-dependent siderophore receptor, translating into MKILLCGVAFAALLTSPAFAEDAPQEVIVTLTREPVALSKVGQSVTTFDADAIARSQDVYLKDLIARSPSVSIAQTGGPGQVGTARFRGAESDRSLFLLDGVKLGDASQIGGGFNLGLLALNDAERVEILRGPLSTLWGSQAIGGVVSVTTRKPVAPFETQVSVEGLDEYAIARAGIGGKAGNLSWRIAGSYTDDDGVSSLRGGAENDGFTQKHLNAYIHYALSATSGLSARLATTRSDYDFDGYNASFQLADTRDTGFQDETLASLGYSNQVFDGRLKQTFTLSRTQTERSTSDLANATAYPFEGRQVSFDYTGALALTEASKLVFGASSERSTAIASGLDKSVTLNGLFAQLRQDFTGGLTVNASVRYDDHSVFGDNTIGQIAAAYALNDAVVFHASLGQGFKAPSLYQLYDGWSGNLKLKPEEATNLDFGVDYYGANDSRYGVSVFGRKTENQIDYDMSTFTYGNIAETKAYGIELEGETRLTDTVRLSGNYSHIIARDDAKSSATYKNDLGRAPKHLANASLDWQATETVSLGASVRYAGKSFENIYNSRVLDAYTLLDLRANYALNETVALYGRVENATDEDYETAANYASVGRRLWLGVRARY; encoded by the coding sequence TTGAAAATCCTGCTTTGCGGCGTCGCCTTCGCCGCCCTCCTTACATCTCCCGCATTTGCCGAAGACGCGCCGCAGGAGGTGATCGTCACCCTGACGCGCGAACCCGTCGCCCTGTCGAAGGTCGGCCAGAGCGTCACCACCTTTGACGCCGACGCCATCGCGCGCAGCCAGGACGTCTATCTGAAGGACCTCATCGCCCGCAGCCCCTCGGTCTCGATCGCCCAGACCGGCGGCCCCGGTCAGGTTGGCACGGCGCGCTTTCGTGGCGCGGAGAGCGACCGCAGCCTGTTCCTCCTCGACGGGGTGAAGCTGGGTGACGCCTCGCAGATCGGGGGCGGCTTCAACCTCGGCCTCCTGGCGCTGAACGATGCCGAACGCGTCGAAATCCTGCGTGGCCCGCTGTCGACCCTGTGGGGTTCGCAAGCCATCGGCGGCGTGGTCTCGGTCACCACGCGCAAGCCCGTCGCCCCGTTCGAAACGCAGGTTTCCGTCGAAGGCCTCGACGAATACGCCATCGCCCGCGCCGGCATCGGCGGCAAGGCCGGCAATCTGAGTTGGCGCATCGCCGGGTCCTATACCGATGACGACGGCGTCTCTTCGCTGCGCGGCGGTGCGGAAAACGACGGCTTCACCCAGAAGCACCTCAACGCCTATATCCACTACGCCCTGAGCGCCACGTCGGGCCTGAGCGCGCGCCTCGCCACGACCAGAAGCGACTACGATTTCGACGGCTACAATGCGTCGTTCCAATTGGCCGACACCCGCGACACCGGCTTTCAGGACGAGACCCTGGCCAGCCTCGGCTACTCTAATCAGGTCTTCGACGGCCGCCTGAAGCAGACCTTCACCCTCAGCCGCACCCAGACCGAGCGCTCGACCTCGGACCTCGCCAACGCGACCGCCTATCCCTTTGAAGGCCGTCAGGTCAGCTTCGACTATACCGGCGCGCTGGCCCTGACCGAAGCGTCGAAACTGGTCTTCGGCGCGTCCAGCGAGCGTTCGACCGCCATCGCTTCCGGCCTCGACAAGAGCGTCACCCTCAACGGCCTGTTCGCGCAACTGCGTCAGGATTTCACAGGCGGCCTGACCGTCAATGCCAGCGTGCGCTATGACGACCACTCGGTTTTCGGCGACAACACCATCGGTCAGATCGCCGCCGCCTACGCACTTAATGACGCCGTGGTCTTCCATGCCAGCCTGGGTCAGGGCTTCAAGGCCCCCAGCCTCTATCAGCTTTATGACGGCTGGTCGGGCAATCTCAAGCTAAAGCCGGAAGAAGCGACCAATCTCGATTTCGGCGTCGACTATTACGGCGCGAACGACAGCCGCTACGGCGTCTCGGTCTTCGGCCGCAAGACCGAGAACCAGATCGACTACGACATGTCGACCTTCACCTACGGCAATATCGCCGAAACCAAGGCCTATGGCATCGAACTGGAAGGCGAAACCCGCCTGACCGACACCGTGCGCCTGTCGGGCAATTACAGCCACATCATCGCCCGCGACGACGCCAAATCGAGCGCCACCTATAAGAACGATTTGGGCCGCGCGCCAAAGCACCTCGCCAATGCCAGCCTTGACTGGCAGGCGACCGAGACCGTCTCGCTCGGCGCTTCGGTGCGTTATGCGGGCAAGTCGTTCGAGAACATCTACAATAGCCGCGTGCTCGACGCCTACACCCTGCTCGACCTGCGCGCCAACTACGCGCTGAACGAGACGGTGGCGCTGTATGGCCGCGTCGAAAACGCCACGGACGAGGACTATGAGACCGCCGCCAACTATGCCTCGGTCGGTCGCCGCCTGTGGCTGGGCGTGCGCGCCAGATACTGA
- a CDS encoding aminopeptidase P family protein, with protein MTADTAHVFQTYDVTTHPSQGVTHVAALRAQFAGLGIDGFLVPHEDEHQNEYLPDANERLAWVSGFTGSAGAALILKHTAILFADGRYTLQSREQTDPSVFEVVDFTATAMAEQIADQPRGSVIGYDPRLHSPSALKALHTAATGAGVTLKAVDPNPIDLAWGDARPAQPVTPVVPQPLEFAGVSSADKRARLAEGLRARNVAAALITAPSSIAWLFNVRGGDVIRSPLPLAQGLLKSDGTAELFLEPAKVSEGLSEWLGNEVALKTPDDVPTALAALSGQGVLIDPNWSSAWWVQAVESAGARPVLGDDPCLVPRACKNAAEINGTTEAHIRDGAILSEFLYWVATEAQTTLPSEIEVAQKLESLRIASGVVKDLSFDTISGFGPHGALPHYRVNEQSNIRIAHGNLLLVDSGGQYVDGTTDVTRTMAIGTPTAEHKRMFTLVLKGHIALAIIRFPAGTTGTHLDALARQFLWNAGFDYDHGTGHGVGVYLGVHEGPQRIAKALNAYALQPGMIVSNEPGFYKANDFGIRIENLQYVTEAAPIAGGERPMLGFANLTWAPIDRALIEVSLLSTDERRYMDDYHAKVLELLSPRVKPEVADWLKTVCAPL; from the coding sequence ATGACCGCCGATACCGCACACGTTTTCCAGACCTATGACGTCACCACCCACCCGTCGCAGGGGGTGACCCACGTCGCCGCATTGCGCGCGCAGTTTGCCGGTCTGGGCATCGACGGCTTTCTGGTTCCGCACGAGGACGAACATCAGAACGAGTACCTGCCCGACGCCAATGAACGCCTGGCCTGGGTGTCGGGCTTTACCGGTTCGGCGGGCGCGGCCCTGATCCTCAAACACACGGCTATCCTTTTCGCCGATGGGCGCTACACCCTGCAATCGCGCGAACAGACCGACCCGTCGGTGTTCGAAGTTGTCGATTTCACCGCTACCGCCATGGCCGAACAGATCGCCGATCAGCCCCGCGGCAGCGTCATCGGCTACGATCCCCGCCTGCACAGCCCCTCGGCGCTCAAGGCGCTGCACACTGCCGCGACGGGCGCAGGCGTGACGCTGAAGGCCGTCGACCCCAATCCCATCGATCTGGCGTGGGGCGACGCCCGTCCGGCCCAGCCCGTGACGCCGGTCGTGCCGCAACCGCTCGAATTCGCCGGCGTATCGTCCGCCGACAAACGCGCCCGACTGGCCGAGGGCCTGCGCGCCCGCAACGTGGCCGCCGCCCTGATCACGGCCCCGTCTTCGATCGCCTGGCTGTTCAACGTACGCGGCGGCGACGTCATCCGCTCGCCCCTGCCGCTGGCGCAAGGTCTGCTCAAATCCGACGGCACGGCGGAACTGTTCCTCGAACCAGCCAAGGTCAGCGAGGGCCTCTCCGAATGGCTGGGCAACGAAGTGGCCCTGAAAACCCCCGATGACGTCCCCACAGCGCTGGCGGCCCTGTCCGGTCAGGGTGTGCTGATAGACCCCAACTGGTCCTCGGCGTGGTGGGTGCAGGCCGTAGAGAGCGCCGGGGCGAGGCCGGTTCTGGGCGACGACCCCTGCCTTGTCCCGCGCGCCTGCAAGAACGCGGCGGAAATCAACGGCACCACCGAAGCCCATATCCGCGACGGCGCTATTCTGTCCGAATTCCTCTACTGGGTCGCCACCGAAGCGCAAACCACTCTGCCCTCCGAAATCGAGGTGGCACAGAAGCTCGAATCCTTACGCATCGCGTCGGGCGTGGTGAAGGACCTCAGCTTCGACACCATTTCGGGCTTCGGCCCGCACGGGGCCCTGCCGCATTACCGCGTCAACGAACAGAGCAATATCCGCATCGCCCACGGCAACCTGCTGCTGGTCGATTCCGGCGGGCAATATGTCGACGGCACCACCGATGTCACGCGCACCATGGCCATCGGCACACCGACCGCCGAACACAAGCGCATGTTCACGCTGGTGCTCAAAGGGCATATTGCGCTGGCCATCATCCGCTTCCCGGCGGGCACCACCGGCACGCACCTCGATGCGCTGGCGCGGCAGTTCCTGTGGAACGCCGGCTTCGACTACGATCACGGGACGGGTCACGGCGTCGGCGTCTATCTGGGCGTCCACGAAGGCCCGCAGCGCATCGCCAAGGCGCTCAACGCCTACGCCCTGCAACCGGGCATGATCGTCTCCAACGAGCCGGGCTTCTATAAGGCCAACGACTTCGGAATCCGTATCGAGAACCTGCAATATGTCACCGAGGCCGCGCCGATTGCGGGCGGCGAGCGCCCGATGCTGGGTTTCGCCAACCTGACCTGGGCCCCGATCGACCGCGCGCTGATCGAGGTGTCGCTGCTCAGCACCGACGAGCGTCGCTATATGGACGACTACCACGCAAAAGTGCTCGAACTGTTGTCGCCGCGGGTGAAACCCGAGGTTGCCGACTGGCTCAAAACCGTCTGCGCGCCCTTATAA
- the ligA gene encoding NAD-dependent DNA ligase LigA gives MTTHAPETARTRHAQLSAEIKHHRDLYYNQEAPELTDADYDALEQELRALEAQYPDLHTVDSPTEQVGAEISSKFAPVQHGVPMLSLDNAFAPEDVADFEKSIRRFLRLPPEEALAFAVEPKIDGLSCSLLYVNGTLVRAATRGDGRTGEDITENVRTIKDVPHMLSGAGHPERIEIRGEVYYPLADFAAMNAKSAEEGGKVFANPRNAASGALRQLDATITASRPLRFFAYTWGEISDPNFVATQTEALAKFREWGFQVNPRSATTENSDGLLNIYDGIQRDRSGLGYDIDGVVYKVDRLDYQRRLGFVSRSPRWAIAHKFPAEQALTHLKAIDIQVGRIGTLTPVARLEPVNVGGVVVSNVTLHNADEIARKDIRIGDLVRVQRAGDVIPQIVGVELSERPEGTEPYQFPTVCPCPLKTAVVRELNLKGEEGVARRCTGEHACPHQRVEYLKYVVSRKVLDIEGLGEKQLQKFSEEGLIREPADIFTLEARDKMSLTPLRNREGMGETSARNLFKAIEDRRQLPLDRFIAALGVKGVGETTARLLARAYHSEQAFREAMTALADGDEEVKATLDNMDQVGPSLVAALIEFFSNDHNIGIYQRFAEQLSVQDAEVVAGDSAVSGKTVVFTGTLEKMTRDEAKAQAERLGAKVAGSVSAKTHIVVAGPGAGSKLKKAAELGVQVMTEDEWLAFIGVE, from the coding sequence ATGACCACACACGCACCCGAGACGGCGCGCACGCGCCACGCACAGCTTTCTGCCGAGATCAAGCATCACCGCGATCTCTACTACAATCAGGAAGCCCCGGAACTCACCGACGCCGACTACGACGCGCTGGAGCAGGAACTGCGCGCGCTGGAGGCGCAGTATCCCGACCTGCACACGGTCGACAGCCCGACCGAACAGGTGGGGGCCGAGATTTCGAGCAAATTCGCCCCGGTTCAGCACGGCGTGCCGATGCTGTCGCTCGACAACGCCTTCGCACCGGAAGACGTGGCCGATTTCGAAAAGAGCATCCGCCGTTTCCTGCGTCTGCCGCCGGAAGAGGCCCTGGCCTTCGCGGTCGAACCCAAGATCGACGGCCTGTCCTGTTCGCTGCTCTATGTGAACGGCACGCTGGTGCGGGCGGCGACGCGCGGCGACGGGCGCACGGGCGAGGACATCACCGAGAATGTGCGGACCATCAAGGACGTGCCGCATATGTTGAGCGGCGCAGGCCATCCGGAACGCATCGAAATCCGCGGCGAGGTCTATTACCCGCTGGCCGATTTCGCCGCCATGAACGCCAAATCCGCCGAAGAGGGCGGTAAGGTCTTCGCCAATCCGCGCAATGCGGCGTCGGGCGCGCTGCGGCAACTGGACGCCACCATCACCGCCTCGCGGCCCCTGCGGTTTTTCGCCTATACTTGGGGTGAGATTTCGGACCCCAATTTCGTAGCCACCCAGACCGAGGCGCTGGCCAAATTCCGCGAATGGGGGTTTCAGGTCAATCCGCGCTCGGCCACGACCGAAAACAGCGACGGCCTGCTGAACATCTATGACGGCATTCAGCGCGACCGGTCAGGCCTCGGCTACGACATTGACGGTGTGGTCTATAAGGTCGATCGGCTGGATTATCAGCGGCGGCTGGGATTCGTGTCGCGCTCGCCGCGCTGGGCGATTGCGCACAAATTCCCAGCGGAACAGGCCCTGACGCACCTCAAGGCCATCGATATTCAGGTCGGGCGCATCGGGACACTTACCCCCGTGGCGCGGCTGGAGCCGGTCAATGTCGGCGGCGTGGTGGTGTCGAACGTGACGCTGCACAATGCCGACGAGATAGCGCGCAAGGACATCCGTATCGGCGATCTGGTCCGCGTGCAGCGCGCCGGGGATGTCATCCCGCAGATCGTCGGCGTCGAGTTGTCCGAGCGTCCGGAAGGGACTGAACCCTACCAATTCCCGACCGTATGCCCCTGTCCGCTGAAGACCGCCGTGGTGCGTGAACTGAACCTCAAGGGCGAAGAAGGAGTGGCGCGGCGCTGCACCGGCGAGCACGCCTGCCCGCATCAGCGCGTCGAGTATCTGAAATACGTCGTCAGCCGCAAGGTGCTGGACATCGAAGGGCTGGGCGAAAAGCAGCTTCAGAAGTTCAGCGAGGAAGGGCTGATCCGCGAACCGGCGGACATCTTTACACTTGAAGCGCGTGACAAGATGTCACTGACGCCGTTGCGCAACCGCGAGGGTATGGGTGAGACGAGTGCGCGCAACCTGTTCAAGGCCATTGAGGACCGGCGGCAATTGCCGCTCGACCGCTTTATTGCGGCGCTGGGAGTCAAGGGCGTGGGTGAGACGACAGCGCGGCTGCTGGCGCGGGCCTATCATTCAGAACAGGCCTTTCGTGAGGCGATGACGGCTCTGGCGGATGGCGACGAAGAGGTCAAGGCGACGCTCGATAATATGGATCAGGTCGGGCCTTCACTGGTGGCCGCGCTGATCGAGTTCTTCTCGAACGATCATAATATCGGAATCTATCAGCGCTTCGCCGAGCAACTCAGCGTGCAGGATGCCGAGGTCGTCGCCGGCGACTCTGCGGTGTCGGGCAAGACGGTCGTTTTCACCGGCACGCTGGAAAAGATGACGCGCGACGAGGCCAAGGCGCAGGCTGAACGGCTGGGGGCCAAGGTGGCGGGGTCGGTCTCGGCCAAGACGCATATCGTCGTGGCTGGGCCGGGCGCGGGCTCGAAGCTGAAAAAGGCTGCCGAACTGGGCGTTCAGGTGATGACCGAAGACGAGTGGCTGGCCTTTATCGGGGTTGAGTAA
- the recN gene encoding DNA repair protein RecN has translation MLTRLSIQDVVLVDRLDLDIRQGLSVLTGETGAGKSIILDSLGLATGARGDAGLIRAGAPQASVTAEFDLTAGHPLYEFLEDKGLAVEAGEPLLLRRVVSRDGRSKAFVNDQSVSVSVLKALGDGLLEVHGQHETVGLLDPRTHGAMLDAYGGCEGALATTTAAFRTLKSLRDQYRDLKRQSDNAAAEIEELTLRLEELDRLNPQPDEEANLASDRALLGASERALEDINEARTTVGGDQLSQRLSKAFRALDHARTRAQQAGAGEGHAVLKALSDAAEALDRTLIAADEALALMDAAADALDVEPGKLDRVEERLFSLRAMARKLNILVEDLPKKRAEIAQSLGRIEDADAELKKLAAAIAAAETGFFAAVETLRHKRIAAGEALSAAVMAELVPLKLDKAAFRVAIRPLEPEKYGATGGDVVTFEVRTNPGADWGGMAAIASGGELARFALALKAALSTRGGEDAAGPVMIFDEVDQGVGGAVADAVGLRLRKLAQRSQVIVVTHSPQVAARGDQHLKVSKADAGEGMRSRVIELSKDETLEELARMLSGAEITPEARAAAIALVKG, from the coding sequence ATGCTCACACGCCTTTCCATTCAGGACGTTGTGCTTGTCGACCGGCTGGATCTCGATATTCGGCAGGGCCTTTCGGTCCTGACGGGCGAGACCGGGGCCGGTAAATCCATCATTCTCGACAGTCTGGGACTAGCCACCGGCGCGCGCGGCGATGCCGGGCTGATCCGTGCGGGCGCGCCGCAGGCTTCGGTGACGGCGGAGTTCGATCTGACCGCCGGGCATCCGTTGTACGAATTTCTCGAAGACAAGGGACTGGCTGTGGAGGCCGGCGAACCGCTGCTGCTGCGCCGCGTGGTCAGCCGCGACGGGCGCTCCAAAGCCTTCGTCAACGATCAGTCGGTGTCGGTCAGCGTGCTCAAGGCCCTGGGCGACGGCCTGCTGGAAGTGCATGGTCAGCACGAGACGGTGGGCCTGCTCGATCCGCGCACCCACGGGGCCATGCTCGACGCCTATGGCGGTTGCGAGGGCGCGCTGGCGACGACGACGGCGGCGTTCCGCACGCTGAAAAGCCTGCGCGATCAGTACCGCGACCTCAAGCGTCAGTCGGACAATGCGGCGGCGGAGATTGAGGAACTGACGCTGCGCCTTGAGGAACTGGACCGCCTCAACCCGCAGCCGGACGAGGAGGCCAATCTGGCGTCTGATCGCGCGCTACTGGGGGCGTCCGAGCGGGCGCTGGAAGACATTAATGAGGCGCGGACCACGGTGGGCGGCGATCAGTTGTCGCAACGCCTGTCCAAGGCTTTCCGGGCGCTCGACCACGCCCGCACCCGCGCCCAGCAGGCCGGGGCCGGCGAAGGCCATGCGGTGCTCAAGGCCCTGTCTGATGCCGCCGAGGCGCTCGACCGCACTCTGATCGCGGCCGATGAGGCGCTGGCCCTGATGGACGCCGCCGCCGATGCGCTGGATGTCGAGCCGGGCAAGCTGGATCGCGTCGAGGAGCGTCTGTTCTCCCTGCGAGCCATGGCGCGCAAACTGAATATTCTGGTCGAGGACCTGCCCAAAAAGCGCGCCGAGATCGCCCAGTCGCTGGGTCGGATCGAAGACGCCGACGCTGAACTGAAGAAGCTGGCGGCGGCGATTGCGGCGGCGGAAACGGGCTTCTTCGCGGCGGTCGAGACCCTGCGTCACAAGCGTATCGCCGCGGGTGAGGCGTTGAGCGCCGCCGTCATGGCCGAACTGGTGCCGCTCAAGCTCGACAAGGCGGCCTTCCGCGTCGCCATCCGCCCGCTGGAGCCGGAAAAGTACGGGGCGACGGGCGGCGATGTGGTTACGTTTGAGGTGCGCACCAATCCCGGAGCCGACTGGGGGGGCATGGCGGCCATCGCGTCGGGTGGCGAACTGGCGCGCTTCGCCTTGGCGCTTAAGGCGGCGCTGTCGACGCGGGGCGGCGAGGATGCTGCCGGGCCGGTGATGATCTTCGACGAGGTCGATCAGGGCGTGGGCGGCGCGGTCGCCGATGCCGTGGGCCTGCGCCTGCGTAAGCTGGCTCAGCGGTCTCAGGTCATCGTCGTCACCCATTCGCCGCAGGTGGCCGCGCGCGGCGATCAGCATTTGAAAGTGTCGAAGGCCGATGCCGGGGAGGGGATGCGTTCGCGCGTCATCGAACTGAGCAAGGACGAGACGCTGGAAGAACTGGCCCGCATGTTGTCGGGCGCCGAAATCACCCCCGAAGCCCGCGCGGCTGCGATTGCGCTGGTGAAGGGATAA